The Hymenobacter sp. 5317J-9 genome has a window encoding:
- a CDS encoding MaoC family dehydratase, producing the protein MSKITIRSLAELEACVGQELGVSELHTITQEQINQFAAATLDFQWIHTDAARAQAESPFQATIAHGYLTVALLPYLWQQIVAIENLKMQVNYEIENLRFNQAVTVNSRVRLRATLLSVANLRGIAKARVGVTLEIEGQKKPAYAGVVTFLYHFQEM; encoded by the coding sequence ATGTCAAAAATTACCATTCGCAGCCTGGCCGAGCTGGAGGCCTGCGTGGGCCAGGAGCTGGGCGTGTCCGAGCTTCACACCATCACGCAGGAGCAGATTAATCAGTTTGCCGCCGCCACGCTCGACTTTCAGTGGATTCACACCGACGCGGCGCGGGCGCAGGCCGAATCGCCTTTTCAGGCCACCATTGCGCACGGCTACCTCACAGTGGCGCTGCTGCCCTACCTCTGGCAGCAGATTGTGGCCATCGAGAACCTGAAAATGCAGGTGAACTACGAAATCGAAAACCTGCGCTTCAACCAGGCCGTGACCGTGAACAGCCGGGTGCGACTGCGCGCCACCCTGCTGTCGGTGGCCAACCTGCGCGGCATTGCCAAAGCCCGCGTGGGCGTAACGCTGGAAATAGAAGGCCAGAAAAAGCCGGCTTATGCGGGCGTGGTCACGTTCCTATATCATTTTCAGGAAATGTAG
- a CDS encoding DUF4197 domain-containing protein: protein MKKIILSALLLVLATSLGASAQVFKLPTIKGINLPNILKTPAGGASTAGTNGLSSAEAANGLKEALLQGIGKGADQASQTDGFYLNRLIRIPFPPDAQRVATTLRSIGLGSQVDKFELSLNRGAEDAARSAKPIFISAIKSLTFSDVWNILTGQKDAATQFLKRTTSTQLVTAFAPIMQKSLDQVGATRYYTQLATTYNQLPLVQKVQPDLNQYATGKAVDGLFTLIAQEEANIRENPVARTTEILRRVFGGRS from the coding sequence ATGAAAAAAATCATTCTCTCCGCGCTTCTTTTGGTGTTGGCCACGAGCCTTGGGGCTTCGGCCCAGGTGTTCAAGCTGCCCACCATCAAAGGCATCAATTTGCCGAACATCCTCAAGACGCCCGCAGGCGGCGCCAGCACCGCGGGCACCAACGGCCTGAGCAGTGCCGAGGCTGCCAACGGCCTCAAGGAAGCCCTGCTGCAGGGCATCGGCAAGGGCGCCGACCAGGCCTCACAGACTGATGGGTTCTACCTCAACCGCCTCATCCGCATCCCGTTCCCGCCCGATGCCCAGCGCGTGGCCACCACGCTGCGCAGCATTGGCCTGGGCAGCCAGGTCGACAAGTTTGAGCTGAGCCTGAACCGTGGCGCCGAAGACGCGGCCCGCAGCGCCAAGCCCATTTTCATCTCGGCCATCAAAAGCCTCACGTTTTCGGATGTGTGGAACATCCTGACCGGCCAGAAGGACGCGGCCACCCAGTTTCTGAAGCGCACCACCTCCACGCAGCTCGTCACGGCCTTCGCGCCCATCATGCAGAAAAGCCTCGACCAGGTGGGCGCCACGCGCTACTACACCCAGTTGGCCACCACCTACAACCAGCTGCCGCTGGTGCAGAAAGTGCAGCCCGACCTCAACCAATACGCCACTGGCAAGGCCGTGGACGGCCTCTTCACCCTCATTGCCCAGGAAGAGGCCAACATCCGCGAAAACCCGGTGGCCCGCACCACGGAAATCCTGCGCCGCGTGTTCGGCGGCCGGAGCTAG
- a CDS encoding family 1 glycosylhydrolase — MGPQFLFATGIENSNPTIQNGKLRVDELEKCKHYQYWQKDFDLVQELGICFLRYGPPIHTTFLGPGKYDWSFADVTFQDLLRRNIAPIVDLCHFGVPDWIGNFQNPEFPALFAQYAKAFAQRFPWVQLYTPVNEMYICAQFSARYGWWNEQLTGDKAFVTALKYIVKANVLAMQAILEVRPDAIFIQSESSEYFHAENPAAIKPAETMNAERFLSLDLNYGKRVNSSMYEFLLDNGMTRDEYHFFLETKMKRHCIMGNDYYYTNEHRVSADGSTRASGEIFGYHVITSQYHDRYRLPVMHTETNIWEGPKGDEAVNWLWKEWANVLRVRNDGVPMVGFTWYSLTDQVDWDTALREDNGRLNPVGLYDLDRNIRPVGTAYKQIIEDWRQVLPSQSVCLQVPIVMPQDSNDAWAREQKQDVKEASADKSTTAANAAPES; from the coding sequence ATGGGCCCTCAGTTCCTTTTTGCCACCGGCATCGAAAACAGCAACCCCACCATCCAAAACGGCAAGCTGCGCGTGGACGAGCTGGAAAAATGCAAGCATTACCAGTACTGGCAGAAGGATTTTGACCTGGTGCAGGAGCTGGGCATCTGTTTTCTGCGCTACGGGCCACCCATTCACACCACGTTTCTGGGGCCGGGCAAGTACGACTGGAGCTTTGCCGACGTCACGTTTCAGGATTTGCTGCGGCGCAACATCGCGCCCATTGTGGACCTGTGCCACTTCGGCGTGCCCGACTGGATTGGCAACTTCCAGAACCCGGAGTTTCCGGCGCTGTTTGCGCAGTACGCCAAGGCGTTTGCGCAGCGGTTTCCGTGGGTGCAGCTCTACACGCCGGTGAACGAGATGTACATCTGCGCGCAGTTTTCGGCCCGCTACGGCTGGTGGAACGAGCAGCTGACCGGCGACAAGGCCTTCGTGACGGCCCTCAAATACATCGTGAAGGCCAACGTGCTGGCCATGCAGGCCATTCTGGAAGTGCGGCCCGATGCCATTTTCATTCAGAGCGAGTCGTCGGAGTATTTCCACGCCGAAAACCCGGCCGCCATCAAGCCCGCCGAAACCATGAACGCCGAGCGGTTTCTGTCGCTCGACCTCAACTATGGCAAGCGGGTGAACAGCAGCATGTACGAATTCCTGCTGGACAACGGCATGACCCGCGACGAGTACCACTTCTTCCTCGAAACCAAGATGAAGCGGCACTGCATCATGGGCAACGACTACTACTACACCAACGAGCACCGCGTGTCGGCCGACGGCAGCACCCGCGCTTCGGGCGAAATATTTGGCTACCACGTCATCACCTCGCAGTACCACGACCGGTACCGCCTGCCCGTGATGCACACCGAAACCAACATCTGGGAAGGGCCCAAGGGCGACGAAGCCGTGAACTGGCTCTGGAAAGAGTGGGCCAACGTGCTGCGCGTGCGCAACGACGGCGTGCCCATGGTGGGCTTCACCTGGTACTCGCTCACCGACCAGGTGGACTGGGACACGGCCCTGCGCGAAGACAACGGCCGCCTCAACCCCGTGGGCCTCTACGACCTCGACCGCAACATTCGCCCCGTGGGCACGGCCTACAAGCAAATCATTGAGGACTGGCGGCAGGTGCTGCCCTCCCAAAGCGTGTGCCTGCAGGTGCCCATCGTGATGCCCCAGGACAGCAACGACGCCTGGGCCCGCGAGCAAAAACAGGACGTGAAAGAAGCCTCCGCCGACAAGTCGACCACCGCCGCGAACGCCGCACCGGAGTCGTGA
- a CDS encoding AraC family transcriptional regulator: MTSRVHLPAAVAPLALERLHSLVENRTVYNLEGFELNVFETHRAAHRVPLRLDGLALTTMLRGKKVMHLPGRAAFDYLPGESVVVDKDELMEIDFPDACLCQPTQCLAVAIAPDTIRHTVDLLNERYPKAEVHTPWKIEGPDYAHLTNTPELTDTLGRLVAVSRTSDINKDVLAGFTLQELLVRLMQTQARQLIFHDYARYLTTHRFAAVVDYIKQHLAENLSIDKLSALACMSKATFFRLFKREFGITPVEYIIRERLSEAKRLLRHPLASVAEVCLRAGFNNLSYFQALFKKYEGMTPGAYKKQAVA, encoded by the coding sequence ATGACCTCCCGCGTCCATTTGCCCGCCGCTGTCGCCCCCCTGGCCCTCGAACGCCTGCATTCATTGGTTGAAAACCGAACGGTGTACAACCTCGAAGGCTTTGAGCTCAACGTGTTTGAAACGCACCGCGCCGCCCACCGCGTGCCCCTGCGCCTCGACGGTCTGGCCCTGACCACCATGCTGCGCGGCAAGAAAGTGATGCACCTGCCCGGCCGCGCCGCCTTCGACTACCTCCCTGGCGAGAGCGTGGTGGTGGACAAGGACGAGCTCATGGAAATCGACTTCCCCGACGCCTGCCTGTGCCAGCCCACGCAGTGCCTGGCCGTGGCCATCGCGCCCGACACCATTCGCCACACCGTGGACCTGCTCAATGAGCGCTACCCCAAGGCCGAAGTGCACACGCCTTGGAAAATAGAGGGCCCCGACTACGCCCACCTCACCAATACCCCCGAGCTGACCGATACGCTGGGCCGCCTGGTGGCCGTGTCGCGCACTTCCGACATCAACAAGGACGTGCTGGCGGGCTTTACCCTGCAGGAGCTGCTGGTGCGGCTGATGCAGACGCAGGCCCGCCAGCTCATTTTCCACGACTACGCCCGCTACCTCACCACGCACCGCTTCGCGGCCGTGGTCGACTACATCAAGCAGCACCTGGCCGAAAATCTGAGCATCGACAAGCTGAGCGCGCTGGCCTGCATGAGCAAGGCCACGTTCTTCCGCCTGTTCAAGCGCGAGTTTGGCATAACGCCGGTCGAGTACATCATTCGGGAACGGCTGAGCGAGGCCAAGCGGCTGCTGCGCCACCCGCTGGCCAGCGTGGCCGAGGTGTGTTTACGGGCGGGTTTCAACAACCTGTCGTACTTCCAGGCGCTGTTCAAAAAGTACGAGGGAATGACGCCGGGGGCTTATAAGAAGCAGGCGGTGGCGTAG
- a CDS encoding S9 family peptidase yields the protein MRRLLFGLGLLMALATPHAGVAQTTKASAQPPIIDRELLFGDPEISGAQLSPDGKFLSFIRPYNGTRNIWVKGLSEPFDQARPMTNDQARPVRNYFWSRDGKYLLYSQDKAGDENFNIYAVNPAEALPAGQAVPTARDLTGLKGVRVQLLNAPLSDPNSLYIGLNDRDKAWHDLYKLNLTTGEKTLVRQNTDRIGAWEFDWNDQLRLASRSNPDGSTEWLRVEGDKMVPFYKTSIDEQSAAIAFAKDNQHVYMATNMGAGRDLAEIVLMDPATGKETPYQADPLKRVDVGNLAMSEKTHEPIFVSFEDDRLRRVWKDKAFEADFKLISSKLPGLDIYPASNTTDERLWLLSASSATQPSVAYLFDRQTKQLTKQYETRPKLKAADLSDMKVVRYKSSDGLEIPAYLTLPKGLTAKTLPIIILPHGGPWARDSYGFNAMHQFLANRGYAVLSPNFRASTGYGKKFLNAGNGEWGRKMQDDLTWGVKYLVAQGIADPKRVGIMGGSYGGYATLAGVAFTPDVYNAAVAIVAPSNLTTLLNAIPPYWEAGRKQMYARMADPGTPEGRAALARMSPLTAADKIKTPLMVVQGANDPRVNKAEADQIVVALRDRNYPVQYICAPDEGHGFARPVNNMAMFAASEKFLAGQLKGRYQESMSPAVAKRLQEITVDPKTVQLATQTNVK from the coding sequence ATGAGACGACTCCTTTTTGGCCTGGGCCTGCTGATGGCCCTGGCAACTCCGCACGCCGGCGTGGCGCAAACGACCAAAGCCAGCGCCCAGCCCCCAATCATCGACCGCGAATTGCTGTTTGGCGACCCTGAGATATCGGGCGCGCAGCTCTCGCCCGATGGCAAGTTCCTGTCCTTCATCCGGCCCTACAACGGCACCCGCAACATCTGGGTGAAGGGCCTAAGTGAGCCCTTCGACCAGGCCCGGCCCATGACCAACGACCAGGCCCGGCCGGTGCGCAACTACTTCTGGAGCCGCGACGGCAAGTACCTGCTCTACAGCCAGGACAAGGCCGGCGACGAGAATTTCAACATTTACGCGGTGAACCCGGCCGAGGCCCTGCCCGCCGGCCAGGCCGTGCCCACCGCCCGCGACCTCACCGGCCTGAAGGGCGTGCGCGTGCAGCTGCTCAACGCACCGCTCTCCGACCCTAATTCGCTCTACATCGGCCTCAATGACCGCGACAAGGCCTGGCACGACCTCTACAAGCTGAACCTGACCACCGGCGAAAAAACCCTGGTGCGCCAGAACACCGACCGCATCGGGGCCTGGGAATTTGACTGGAACGACCAGCTGCGCCTGGCTTCGCGCTCGAACCCCGACGGCAGCACCGAATGGCTGCGCGTGGAGGGCGACAAAATGGTGCCCTTCTACAAAACGAGCATCGACGAGCAAAGCGCCGCCATTGCCTTTGCCAAAGACAACCAGCACGTATATATGGCCACCAACATGGGCGCCGGCCGCGACCTGGCCGAAATTGTGCTCATGGACCCCGCCACCGGCAAGGAGACGCCCTACCAGGCCGACCCGCTGAAGCGCGTGGACGTGGGCAACCTGGCCATGTCGGAAAAAACCCACGAGCCCATTTTTGTGAGCTTCGAGGACGACCGGCTGCGCCGCGTGTGGAAAGACAAGGCATTTGAGGCCGATTTCAAGCTCATTAGCAGCAAGCTGCCGGGCCTGGACATTTACCCCGCCTCGAACACCACGGACGAGCGGCTGTGGCTGCTCTCGGCCAGCTCGGCCACGCAGCCCAGCGTAGCCTACCTATTCGACCGCCAGACCAAGCAGCTCACCAAGCAGTATGAAACCCGGCCCAAGCTGAAAGCCGCGGATTTGTCCGACATGAAAGTGGTGCGCTACAAGTCGTCGGACGGCCTCGAGATTCCGGCTTACCTGACCCTGCCCAAGGGGCTGACGGCGAAAACCCTGCCCATCATCATCCTACCGCACGGCGGCCCGTGGGCCCGCGACAGCTACGGCTTCAACGCCATGCACCAGTTTCTGGCCAACCGGGGCTATGCCGTGCTCTCGCCCAACTTCCGGGCCAGCACCGGCTACGGCAAGAAATTCCTGAACGCCGGCAACGGCGAATGGGGCCGCAAAATGCAGGACGACCTGACCTGGGGCGTGAAATACCTCGTGGCCCAGGGCATTGCCGACCCCAAGCGCGTGGGCATTATGGGCGGCTCCTATGGCGGCTACGCCACGCTGGCCGGCGTGGCCTTCACGCCCGACGTGTACAACGCCGCCGTGGCCATTGTGGCTCCGTCTAACCTGACTACGCTGCTCAACGCCATTCCGCCCTACTGGGAGGCCGGCCGCAAGCAGATGTACGCCCGCATGGCCGACCCCGGCACGCCGGAAGGCCGCGCCGCCCTGGCCCGCATGTCGCCGCTCACGGCGGCCGATAAAATCAAAACCCCGCTCATGGTGGTGCAGGGCGCCAACGACCCGCGCGTGAACAAGGCCGAAGCCGACCAGATTGTGGTGGCCCTGCGCGACCGCAACTACCCGGTGCAGTACATCTGTGCGCCCGACGAGGGCCACGGCTTTGCCCGCCCCGTCAACAACATGGCCATGTTTGCGGCTTCTGAGAAGTTTCTGGCCGGCCAGCTCAAGGGCCGCTACCAGGAAAGCATGAGCCCGGCCGTGGCCAAGCGCCTGCAGGAAATCACCGTGGACCCCAAAACGGTGCAGCTGGCCACGCAGACGAATGTGAAGTAG
- a CDS encoding four helix bundle protein — protein sequence MDSSTKVGFINTFRQRTKTAALRVIRLYQSLPQTGEAQVVGKQLLRSATSVAANYRAVCRARSAKEQYAKLCVCVEEADESQLWLEILRESGIVSADKLTGLEHEYLEIVSVLEKARNTHKGKE from the coding sequence ATGGATTCCTCTACCAAGGTTGGCTTCATCAACACGTTCAGGCAACGGACCAAGACAGCAGCGCTACGAGTTATCAGACTGTATCAAAGTCTGCCGCAGACTGGCGAAGCACAAGTAGTAGGGAAGCAATTGCTGCGGTCGGCTACTTCGGTGGCCGCAAATTATCGGGCCGTGTGCCGGGCCCGCTCCGCCAAAGAGCAATACGCGAAACTGTGCGTTTGCGTCGAGGAAGCGGATGAAAGCCAGTTATGGCTTGAAATCCTGAGAGAGTCGGGCATTGTGTCGGCGGATAAGCTAACTGGGTTGGAGCACGAATACTTAGAAATTGTCTCCGTACTAGAAAAAGCCCGCAATACGCACAAGGGCAAAGAATAA
- a CDS encoding DUF779 domain-containing protein produces the protein MPTPRVLVTTAAEAIIDLLRDEHGPLMFHQSGGCCDGSSPMCFAKGEFRVGGNDVWLGRIHGCDFFMSASQFEYWKHTQLTVDVVKGRGASFSLEIPLGVRFLIRSRLFTEEEEKDMEPVYAGDEVPEAV, from the coding sequence ATGCCCACGCCCCGCGTCCTCGTCACTACCGCCGCCGAAGCCATCATCGACCTGCTCCGCGACGAGCACGGCCCGCTCATGTTTCACCAGAGCGGCGGGTGCTGCGACGGTTCCTCGCCCATGTGCTTCGCCAAGGGCGAGTTTCGGGTGGGTGGCAACGATGTGTGGCTGGGGCGCATTCACGGCTGCGACTTCTTCATGAGCGCCAGCCAGTTCGAGTACTGGAAACACACCCAGCTCACGGTGGACGTGGTCAAAGGCCGGGGCGCCAGTTTCTCGCTCGAAATCCCGTTGGGCGTGCGGTTTCTCATTCGCTCGCGGCTGTTCACCGAGGAAGAAGAGAAGGACATGGAGCCCGTATACGCCGGCGATGAAGTGCCGGAAGCGGTGTAG
- a CDS encoding bifunctional 4-hydroxy-2-oxoglutarate aldolase/2-dehydro-3-deoxy-phosphogluconate aldolase has product MNPLAHILEHKVVAIVRGANPPDLLRIAQALHAGGVRMMEITLNSPGALASIEEIAREMDGKLLVGAGTVLDPETARAALLAGAKYIISPTLSKKTIRMTKRYGAVSIPGAYTATEILKAYECGGDIIKVFPASAGGAGYFKDIAGPLPHIPLMPTGGVSLDNIKSFAEAGAKAFGVGSSLVDTRQAVTDEYLAQLTEKARAFVAAGAAGPTALGRPVDATTFR; this is encoded by the coding sequence ATGAATCCGCTCGCCCATATCCTCGAACACAAGGTCGTTGCCATCGTGCGCGGCGCCAACCCGCCCGACCTGCTCCGCATTGCCCAGGCCCTGCACGCCGGCGGCGTCCGGATGATGGAAATCACGCTGAACTCGCCCGGCGCGCTGGCGTCCATCGAAGAAATTGCGCGCGAGATGGATGGCAAGCTGCTGGTGGGCGCTGGCACCGTGCTCGACCCCGAAACGGCCCGCGCCGCCCTGCTGGCCGGCGCGAAATACATCATTTCGCCCACCCTGAGCAAAAAAACCATTCGCATGACCAAGCGCTACGGCGCCGTCAGCATCCCCGGCGCCTACACCGCCACCGAAATTCTGAAAGCCTACGAGTGTGGCGGCGACATCATCAAGGTGTTTCCTGCTTCGGCCGGCGGCGCCGGGTACTTCAAGGACATTGCCGGGCCGCTGCCGCACATCCCGCTCATGCCCACCGGCGGCGTGTCGCTCGACAACATCAAGAGCTTTGCCGAGGCCGGGGCGAAGGCGTTCGGTGTGGGGAGTTCATTGGTCGACACCAGGCAGGCCGTGACGGACGAGTACCTGGCGCAGCTCACCGAAAAGGCGCGGGCGTTTGTGGCGGCCGGGGCGGCCGGTCCGACCGCCCTAGGCCGACCGGTTGACGCAACCACGTTCCGGTAA
- a CDS encoding SDR family NAD(P)-dependent oxidoreductase: METRFTDKVVLVTGGASGIGLAVCKRLAAEGARVVIADYNQANLDAAVPEVKAAGAPDVWGSLCNVAAEAQVEATVAGTLEKFGRLDVVVNNAGLMQFKPLEELTGDDWTRILNVDLLGAFFFTKQAFLHMKPGGTIVNVASIHAVETSPLVAPYAAAKAAMLSLTRSSSLEGKPKGIRTNVILPGAIDTPMLWDNPNVKSGVEVIDKADVGRPEDVAATIAYLASDDAAFVQGAEVRVDGGRLDRL, translated from the coding sequence ATGGAAACCCGTTTCACCGATAAAGTCGTCCTCGTTACGGGCGGCGCCAGCGGCATTGGCCTGGCCGTGTGCAAGCGCCTGGCCGCCGAAGGCGCCCGCGTCGTCATTGCCGATTACAACCAGGCCAACCTCGACGCGGCCGTGCCGGAAGTGAAGGCCGCCGGCGCCCCCGACGTGTGGGGCAGCCTCTGCAACGTGGCCGCCGAAGCCCAGGTAGAAGCCACCGTGGCCGGCACGCTGGAGAAATTTGGCCGCCTCGACGTGGTGGTAAATAACGCCGGCCTGATGCAGTTCAAACCCCTGGAAGAGCTGACCGGCGACGACTGGACGCGCATCCTCAACGTGGACCTACTGGGCGCCTTTTTCTTCACCAAGCAGGCCTTCCTGCACATGAAGCCGGGCGGCACCATCGTGAACGTGGCCAGCATTCACGCCGTGGAAACCAGCCCGCTGGTGGCGCCCTACGCGGCCGCCAAAGCCGCCATGCTGTCGCTCACCCGCTCGTCGAGCCTGGAGGGCAAGCCCAAGGGCATTCGCACCAACGTCATTCTGCCGGGCGCCATCGACACGCCCATGCTCTGGGACAACCCCAACGTGAAATCCGGCGTCGAAGTCATCGACAAGGCCGACGTGGGCCGGCCCGAAGACGTGGCCGCCACCATCGCCTACCTGGCTTCCGATGATGCGGCCTTTGTGCAGGGCGCCGAAGTGCGCGTAGACGGCGGCCGGCTGGACCGCCTGTAG
- a CDS encoding aldehyde dehydrogenase family protein: protein MAETLEETTTVVARPKFKSHYDNFIGGKWVPPVKGQYFENPSPIDGKAFTKVARSTKEDIELALDAAHEAFKTWGKTSATERSNILNKIANRIEENLAHLAAVECVENGKPIRETTYADMPLVIDHFRYFASVIRAEEGNVTELNSSTVSMNIQEPLGVIGQIIPWNFPLLMATWKLAPAIAAGCTVVMKPAEQTPASIMVLMELIQDLVPAGVINVVNGFGLEAGKPLASSPRIQKASFTGETTTGRLIMQYASENLIPVTMELGGKSPNVFFKSVMDADDDFLDKAIEGAVMFALNQGEICTCPSRMLVHEDIYDEFIARVIERVKAIKLGNPLDMETMMGAQASNDQFEKILSYLEIGKAEGAEVLTGGEAYTQTDGALAEGYYIQPTMFRGHNKMRIFQEEIFGPVVSVTTFKTVEEAIEIANDTLYGLGAGVWTRDAHELYEVPRAIQAGRVWVNCYHDYPAGAPFGGYKASGFGRENHKMMLSHYRQNKNMLISYSQQKLGFF, encoded by the coding sequence ATGGCTGAAACCCTCGAAGAAACCACCACCGTGGTGGCCCGCCCCAAATTCAAGTCTCATTACGACAACTTCATCGGCGGAAAGTGGGTGCCCCCGGTGAAAGGCCAGTACTTCGAAAACCCCTCGCCCATCGACGGCAAGGCCTTCACCAAAGTGGCCCGCAGCACCAAGGAAGACATCGAGCTGGCCCTCGACGCCGCCCACGAAGCCTTCAAAACCTGGGGCAAAACCTCCGCCACCGAGCGCAGCAACATCCTCAACAAAATCGCCAACCGCATTGAGGAAAACCTCGCGCACCTCGCCGCCGTGGAATGCGTCGAGAACGGCAAGCCCATCCGCGAAACCACCTACGCCGACATGCCGCTGGTCATCGACCACTTCCGCTATTTCGCCAGCGTGATTCGGGCCGAGGAAGGCAACGTGACCGAACTGAACAGCAGCACCGTGTCGATGAACATTCAGGAGCCGCTGGGCGTCATTGGCCAGATTATTCCCTGGAACTTCCCGCTGCTGATGGCCACCTGGAAGCTGGCCCCCGCCATTGCGGCCGGCTGCACCGTGGTGATGAAGCCCGCCGAGCAAACCCCCGCCAGCATCATGGTGCTCATGGAGCTGATTCAGGACCTGGTGCCCGCCGGCGTGATTAACGTGGTGAACGGCTTCGGGCTGGAAGCCGGCAAGCCGCTGGCCTCGTCGCCGCGCATCCAAAAGGCCTCCTTCACGGGGGAGACGACCACCGGCCGCCTCATCATGCAGTATGCCTCCGAAAACCTGATTCCGGTGACGATGGAGCTGGGCGGCAAGTCGCCCAACGTCTTCTTCAAATCGGTGATGGATGCCGATGACGACTTTCTCGACAAGGCCATTGAAGGGGCCGTGATGTTTGCCCTGAACCAAGGCGAAATCTGCACCTGCCCCTCGCGCATGCTGGTGCACGAGGACATTTACGACGAGTTTATTGCCCGGGTGATTGAGCGCGTGAAAGCCATCAAGCTGGGCAATCCGCTGGACATGGAAACCATGATGGGCGCCCAGGCTTCGAACGACCAGTTCGAGAAAATCCTGAGCTACCTTGAAATCGGCAAGGCCGAAGGGGCCGAAGTGCTGACCGGCGGCGAGGCTTACACCCAAACCGACGGCGCCCTGGCCGAGGGCTACTACATCCAGCCCACCATGTTCCGAGGGCACAACAAGATGCGCATCTTCCAGGAGGAAATCTTCGGCCCGGTGGTGTCCGTGACGACCTTCAAAACCGTGGAGGAGGCCATCGAAATTGCCAACGACACGCTCTACGGCCTCGGCGCCGGCGTGTGGACCCGCGACGCGCACGAGCTGTACGAGGTGCCCCGCGCCATTCAGGCCGGCCGCGTGTGGGTGAACTGCTACCACGACTACCCCGCCGGTGCGCCCTTCGGTGGCTACAAAGCCTCCGGTTTCGGCCGCGAAAACCACAAGATGATGCTGAGCCACTACCGCCAGAACAAGAACATGCTCATCAGCTACAGCCAGCAGAAGCTGGGCTTCTTTTAG
- the dgoD gene encoding galactonate dehydratase produces the protein MKITHFTLFQVPPRWLFLKIETDTGLVGWGEPVIEGKAATVATAVAELMENLVGKNPLNIEDHWQVMYRGGFYRGGPILMSAIAGIDQALWDIKGKYHNAPIHQLLGGRVRDTMRVYSWIGGDRPHDVGLAAAGMVAKGFTAVKMNGTDEMNYVDSHVKIDEVLARVAAVREAGGPALGIGIDFHGRVHKPMAKVLAKELEPFHPMFIEEPVLPQNNEALREIARHSNIPIATGERMFSRWDFKQLLIDGYVDIIQPDLSHAGGITECKKIISMAEAFDVAAAPHCPLGPIALAACLQVDATCHNAFIQEQSLGIHYNRENDLLDYLTDKTVFDYENGYCKIPEGPGLGITINEEYLLSRAAIGHNWRNPVWRNVDGSVAEW, from the coding sequence ATGAAAATCACCCATTTTACCCTTTTCCAAGTGCCGCCGCGCTGGCTGTTTCTCAAAATCGAAACCGACACCGGCCTCGTGGGCTGGGGCGAGCCCGTGATTGAGGGCAAGGCTGCCACCGTGGCCACCGCCGTGGCGGAGCTGATGGAAAACCTCGTCGGCAAAAACCCGCTCAACATCGAAGACCATTGGCAGGTGATGTACCGCGGCGGCTTCTACCGCGGCGGGCCCATCCTCATGTCGGCCATTGCGGGCATCGACCAAGCCTTGTGGGACATCAAGGGCAAGTACCACAACGCCCCCATTCACCAGCTGCTGGGCGGCCGGGTCCGCGACACCATGCGCGTGTATTCCTGGATTGGCGGCGACCGGCCCCACGACGTGGGCCTGGCCGCCGCGGGCATGGTGGCCAAGGGCTTCACCGCCGTCAAAATGAACGGCACCGACGAAATGAACTACGTCGACTCGCACGTTAAAATCGACGAAGTGCTGGCCCGCGTGGCCGCCGTGCGCGAGGCTGGTGGCCCGGCCCTGGGCATTGGCATCGACTTCCACGGCCGCGTGCACAAGCCCATGGCCAAGGTGCTGGCCAAAGAGCTGGAGCCCTTCCACCCCATGTTCATCGAGGAGCCCGTGCTGCCGCAGAACAACGAGGCCCTGCGCGAAATAGCCCGGCACAGCAACATCCCCATTGCCACCGGCGAGCGCATGTTTTCGCGCTGGGATTTCAAGCAGCTGCTCATCGATGGCTACGTCGACATCATTCAGCCCGACCTCTCGCACGCCGGCGGCATCACCGAGTGCAAGAAAATCATCAGCATGGCCGAGGCCTTCGACGTGGCCGCCGCGCCGCACTGCCCGCTGGGGCCCATTGCGCTGGCGGCCTGCCTGCAGGTGGATGCCACCTGCCATAACGCTTTCATTCAGGAACAGAGCCTGGGCATTCACTACAACCGCGAAAACGACCTGCTCGATTACCTGACGGATAAAACGGTGTTCGACTACGAAAACGGCTATTGCAAAATTCCGGAAGGGCCGGGCCTGGGCATTACTATCAACGAGGAATACCTGCTGAGCCGCGCGGCCATCGGGCACAATTGGCGCAACCCCGTGTGGCGCAACGTGGATGGGAGCGTGGCGGAGTGGTAA